In Thalassoglobus sp. JC818, a single window of DNA contains:
- a CDS encoding potassium channel family protein: protein MLLVGIVSATLVLTCVAIHYNTFTLLATPSDQVHLRKRWWINVTILGALLAHILEMLLFSIVYKVLSDFPGNGWIQDGNGVRSEDYWYFSFQVYTSLGFGDIVPVGNLRMMSVLETLIGLVLIAWTASFLFVEMQSWSVVHPRIGTIARVNSRRSHAHEDEEDSSED, encoded by the coding sequence ATGTTACTGGTGGGAATTGTCTCGGCGACGCTTGTTCTGACGTGCGTTGCCATCCACTACAACACGTTCACCTTGCTGGCTACTCCCAGCGATCAGGTGCATTTGCGGAAACGCTGGTGGATCAATGTGACGATTCTCGGAGCACTTTTGGCCCACATCCTTGAGATGTTGTTGTTCTCGATCGTCTACAAAGTTCTTAGCGACTTTCCCGGCAACGGTTGGATTCAAGATGGAAACGGCGTCCGCTCCGAGGACTACTGGTACTTCTCCTTTCAGGTGTATACGTCGCTCGGGTTTGGCGATATCGTTCCCGTCGGTAACCTGCGAATGATGTCGGTACTCGAAACATTGATCGGGCTGGTTCTCATCGCCTGGACCGCATCTTTCCTGTTCGTGGAGATGCAGTCATGGTCGGTGGTTCATCCACGCATTGGAACGATCGCTCGGGTAAATTCTCGACGATCACATGCTCATGAAGACGAAGAAGACTCGTCCGAAGATTGA
- a CDS encoding efflux RND transporter periplasmic adaptor subunit, whose amino-acid sequence MNVGRGTDLSGLLYCQRRFPNCLWFVVPLLVGCGGTGPSNEYQEPPPPDVQYVTPVRKTVTLYIEENGETEAVQRANVRARVKGFLEEMFFTPGAEVKKGDILYVIEKQEYAAAVASAKAAVNAAEASVEVAKAQVGVAQVEVSRAEQDFQRTQALFDRQASNQQELDNATANRDAAIASEKMATATVDSLEAELQKARANLDQAQLDLDYTEVKAPIDGHITKTDVKIGNLVESGTVLATVVSRSPIYANFNISDRQALSLQKARLEREALEGGEAVFDYRSIPVFLHREIDTGFPFKGHVDYISEEGVDQSTGTLAIRSIFENKSGEIFTGLFVRVKVPVTEKENALLVPQLTVMRDRRGSFLLVIDDEDVVQRQPVNVGETFEGLVEIVSELDDNARILIDGTQRGRPGVKVSAKEWKGTVVPTPDDGSVDDVGDSDATENSDDTGGSDKAENSDE is encoded by the coding sequence ATGAACGTTGGAAGGGGGACCGATCTTTCGGGGCTCCTTTATTGTCAACGTCGGTTCCCGAATTGCCTGTGGTTCGTAGTACCGCTTCTGGTCGGCTGCGGAGGAACCGGGCCATCAAATGAATATCAAGAGCCTCCGCCACCGGATGTGCAATACGTGACGCCTGTTCGAAAAACAGTCACGCTTTACATTGAAGAAAACGGCGAGACTGAGGCTGTCCAAAGAGCGAATGTTCGCGCGCGAGTGAAAGGCTTTCTTGAAGAGATGTTCTTCACTCCCGGTGCAGAGGTGAAGAAAGGCGACATCCTCTATGTGATCGAAAAACAGGAGTACGCCGCTGCTGTTGCTTCTGCGAAAGCAGCCGTTAATGCTGCCGAAGCTTCGGTTGAAGTTGCGAAGGCACAAGTCGGCGTCGCTCAAGTTGAAGTCTCACGAGCTGAGCAAGACTTCCAACGAACTCAGGCACTGTTCGACCGCCAAGCCTCGAATCAACAGGAACTCGACAACGCAACCGCCAATCGCGATGCAGCCATCGCTTCTGAAAAGATGGCAACGGCGACGGTCGACAGTCTTGAAGCGGAGCTTCAAAAAGCACGGGCGAATCTTGATCAGGCTCAACTCGACCTCGACTACACGGAAGTGAAAGCACCGATCGACGGTCACATCACGAAGACTGACGTGAAAATCGGAAATCTGGTCGAGAGCGGAACAGTGCTCGCCACGGTGGTCTCTCGGTCACCGATCTATGCCAACTTCAACATCAGCGACCGTCAGGCTTTGAGTCTTCAAAAAGCCAGACTGGAGCGAGAAGCACTCGAAGGAGGTGAAGCAGTTTTCGACTATCGAAGCATTCCGGTTTTCCTCCACAGAGAGATTGACACCGGTTTTCCATTCAAGGGGCACGTTGACTACATCAGCGAAGAGGGAGTCGATCAGTCTACGGGAACTCTGGCAATTCGTTCGATCTTTGAAAACAAATCGGGCGAAATCTTCACCGGCTTGTTCGTCCGCGTCAAAGTCCCCGTCACTGAGAAAGAGAATGCGTTGCTTGTTCCGCAACTCACAGTGATGCGAGACAGACGTGGTTCCTTCCTTCTGGTGATCGACGACGAAGACGTCGTCCAGCGCCAACCGGTCAATGTCGGAGAAACCTTCGAAGGGCTGGTCGAGATAGTTAGCGAACTCGACGACAACGCACGAATCCTTATCGATGGCACTCAACGCGGTCGGCCAGGTGTGAAGGTGAGTGCTAAAGAGTGGAAAGGGACAGTCGTGCCAACACCCGATGACGGTTCAGTCGATGATGTTGGCGACTCGGACGCAACAGAGAACTCGGACGACACTGGTGGATCAGACAAGGCGGAAAACTCTGACGAGTGA
- a CDS encoding AI-2E family transporter, with protein sequence MIKVSEGRLQTACLLFITAVLATFAAYWLRPVLVPLVLAVFIVNGVTPILELLEKSIASSRFTAAVIAFLVGSLVMVMLMASLWASVVDLSQNWGTYEAQLQLMMRNIRTVLPMPLQPEAPEAPQEKRLGERDPPLIMQSAPDTDETSESDSVTDRTSEHSNSSSPEERLPDDSSESTPEVSRENRGDSGSENPESEPPRNPGENDAEPQLEETTPPDEESSEQSEQSTQDDAVEEVSSEENENPAETGVLALNSPHRITPVDSQTKPNTPPARPGIGTGDDDTFSQFLTNTVRAGFFDMSQLFLQMISTSVIVLIYVFFLMLGVPNPSARPQVLNEIDRQIRSYLSLKSVISVLTGFIFGMTLWFFGIPMALAFGVMACFLNFIPNIGPIIASLLPLPLIILQPGAGILWIGLVVALTSTIQFISGNVIEPRLMGKSSDLHPIVVLVALMFWGMLWGVVGMFLAVPITSGIRITLNEFEQTQGIAEMMAGRWPEQLLVVSTPEGEESSSGTV encoded by the coding sequence ATGATCAAAGTTTCCGAGGGTCGACTCCAAACCGCCTGTCTGCTTTTCATCACAGCTGTCCTGGCGACGTTTGCAGCTTACTGGCTACGTCCCGTTCTGGTTCCACTCGTGCTGGCTGTGTTCATCGTGAACGGAGTCACACCCATTCTGGAGTTACTTGAAAAGTCGATCGCTTCGTCTCGATTTACGGCAGCTGTCATCGCCTTTCTGGTGGGCTCGCTGGTGATGGTGATGTTAATGGCGTCGCTCTGGGCGTCGGTGGTGGACCTCTCCCAAAACTGGGGGACGTACGAAGCCCAGCTACAGCTCATGATGCGGAACATTCGAACGGTCCTCCCGATGCCGTTGCAGCCCGAAGCTCCAGAGGCACCTCAGGAAAAACGTCTTGGAGAACGGGATCCGCCGTTGATTATGCAGTCTGCTCCCGACACCGATGAGACTTCAGAATCCGATTCCGTGACTGATCGGACATCTGAACATTCCAACTCGTCCAGTCCCGAGGAGCGACTACCGGACGATTCCTCGGAGTCAACTCCTGAAGTTAGCCGTGAAAATCGCGGTGATTCTGGTTCCGAAAACCCGGAGTCAGAACCGCCGAGAAATCCCGGCGAAAACGACGCTGAACCGCAATTAGAGGAAACGACGCCGCCCGACGAAGAGTCTTCTGAGCAGTCTGAACAATCCACTCAAGATGATGCAGTCGAAGAGGTCTCTTCAGAGGAGAATGAGAATCCGGCGGAAACTGGAGTTCTTGCGTTGAACTCACCGCATCGAATCACGCCGGTCGATTCGCAAACCAAACCAAACACCCCACCCGCTCGACCGGGAATCGGAACCGGCGACGACGATACATTCAGCCAGTTCCTCACGAATACGGTACGGGCTGGGTTCTTCGATATGTCTCAGCTGTTCCTGCAGATGATCTCCACGAGTGTGATTGTCTTGATTTACGTCTTCTTTCTGATGTTGGGGGTCCCGAACCCGTCTGCTCGCCCGCAGGTTCTCAACGAGATTGATCGCCAGATCCGTTCTTACCTGTCATTGAAGTCGGTGATTTCGGTTCTGACCGGGTTCATCTTCGGCATGACACTCTGGTTTTTCGGAATCCCGATGGCGCTCGCTTTCGGTGTGATGGCGTGCTTTCTGAATTTCATTCCGAACATCGGTCCAATCATCGCCAGCCTGCTGCCGTTGCCGTTGATCATCCTGCAGCCCGGGGCGGGGATCTTGTGGATTGGTCTCGTCGTCGCACTCACCAGCACGATTCAATTCATCAGCGGCAACGTCATTGAGCCACGCCTGATGGGAAAATCTTCCGATCTGCATCCGATCGTCGTGCTCGTGGCTTTGATGTTCTGGGGGATGCTATGGGGCGTTGTGGGAATGTTCCTGGCGGTTCCGATCACCTCTGGAATTCGAATCACTCTGAATGAGTTCGAACAGACTCAGGGAATCGCGGAGATGATGGCTGGCCGCTGGCCCGAGCAACTTCTGGTGGTCTCGACTCCTGAGGGTGAAGAGTCAAGTTCTGGAACTGTTTGA
- a CDS encoding Hsp20/alpha crystallin family protein: MEPNFSSNERGQSLFRRDPFQALQQEFDNMMNRFTRQWEGSGGSSKDVRVPEVDLVETPMEVRVVMELPGVESHEINLEVVGLRLYVKAEHVDETAEVEGTQHQQERRKACFSRVVDLPCLVREDAAHAVFQNGVLTVTLPKREEEKRHTIVVQASDE, translated from the coding sequence ATGGAACCGAACTTTTCTTCGAACGAACGTGGGCAGTCACTGTTTCGTCGAGACCCCTTTCAAGCTCTTCAGCAGGAGTTCGACAACATGATGAACCGTTTCACCCGCCAGTGGGAGGGTTCAGGAGGTTCCTCCAAAGACGTGCGAGTTCCGGAAGTCGACCTCGTTGAAACGCCCATGGAAGTTCGAGTGGTGATGGAACTTCCCGGAGTGGAATCTCATGAGATCAATCTGGAGGTTGTCGGACTTCGCTTGTACGTCAAAGCGGAGCACGTCGACGAGACAGCCGAAGTCGAGGGGACACAACACCAGCAAGAACGACGCAAAGCCTGCTTCTCACGAGTTGTGGATTTGCCGTGTCTGGTGCGAGAAGACGCAGCACATGCTGTCTTCCAGAATGGAGTTCTGACCGTCACCCTTCCGAAACGGGAAGAGGAAAAACGTCACACGATCGTTGTGCAAGCGTCAGATGAGTGA
- a CDS encoding multidrug efflux RND transporter permease subunit: MSRFFIYRPIFASVISIVIIIAGIVSFGALPVAKFPEVSPPTVQVKAVYPGANASTIAETVATPIEQEVNGVEGMIYMSSTSASDGSYTLTVTFELGTDMDIAAVLVQNRVAIAEPKLPEDVRRQGITTKKQSTQILQFIALSSPDQTYDALFLSNYALTIKDELSRVAGVGDVMVFGVGDYGMRVWLNPHLLEQRGLTTEDIVQAIREQNVQVAAGQIGAPPTPPGTEFELTVNAQGRLVTVDQFEEIIVRTGDDGKVLRVGDVARVELGAKAYTFDSTFNGQPSASMAIYQLPGANALDTAKAVEVRMADLAADRNWPEGMEYSIPFDTTLFVTASINEVYETLFVAAALVVIVIYLFLQDWRATIVPVVAIPVSLIGTFAIMAGIGFSINMLSLFGIVLAIGIVVDDAIVVVENTTRHVDAGMSSKQAAVKAMEEITGPVIATTLVLLAVFVPTAFMGGITGQLNRQFALTISAAVIISTLNALTMSPALCGLILRPAKEKKNVFFRGFNNVFDWGTRGYKSVIGRLVKLVTLVMLVYVGLVSLTGYSFDKLPTGFVPVEDQGYMFVNVQLPDGATLDRTRNVLAELETLYEGTPGIANYINVSGYSLLSGNAGSNQGLSVLVFDPWDDRKTRETSQQNILATLQQKFYGVTDAIVFGFIPPPIDGLGNAGGFQMEIQDRGNAGYPELQNVAESVVQAGTDQSGLTALNTTFRANVPQLFVEIDRTKAKTMNVPLSSIFGTLQAYLGSAYVNDFTYLNRSYQVRVQAEAEYRAFPSDISALNVRDLTGQMIPLDSLVYVEDDFGPTTVRRYNLYPSASVNGSAAAGFSSGQGLELMEQLAARELPDSFGYEWTGLSYQEKIASGGQMAIFALAVVFVFLVLAAQYESWTSPAAVIAVVPLAALGVVLALTLRGADNNTYTQIGIVLLVALASKNAILIVEFASEQRRLGLSIQEAAVKAAELRFRAILMTAFSSILGFLPLLVASGAGAASRQAVGNAIVGGMLAATLFSFLFVPTFFVLFRGLAEWRNTNSESSTVAVETSGSDSAQTPTPPNTENK; encoded by the coding sequence ATGTCGCGATTCTTCATTTACCGTCCGATCTTCGCTTCGGTCATTTCGATCGTCATTATCATCGCCGGAATTGTTTCGTTCGGAGCATTGCCGGTTGCGAAGTTTCCGGAAGTCTCTCCCCCAACAGTTCAGGTCAAAGCGGTCTATCCGGGGGCGAATGCGTCCACGATTGCCGAGACTGTCGCGACACCGATTGAACAGGAGGTGAATGGCGTCGAGGGGATGATCTATATGTCCTCGACGAGCGCCAGCGACGGGTCTTACACCCTAACAGTCACATTCGAGTTGGGGACCGACATGGACATTGCTGCTGTTCTGGTGCAGAACAGAGTCGCGATTGCCGAGCCCAAACTCCCTGAAGATGTTCGTCGACAAGGGATCACGACGAAAAAGCAATCGACACAAATTCTGCAATTCATCGCCCTCTCCTCCCCGGATCAAACTTACGACGCCCTCTTCCTCAGTAACTACGCGCTCACTATCAAAGACGAGTTGAGTCGAGTCGCAGGCGTTGGGGACGTGATGGTCTTCGGCGTCGGGGATTACGGCATGCGTGTCTGGCTCAATCCTCACCTTCTTGAACAGCGAGGTTTGACAACCGAAGACATCGTCCAGGCAATCCGAGAACAAAACGTACAGGTTGCTGCAGGTCAGATTGGTGCTCCACCGACACCACCGGGAACAGAGTTTGAACTCACCGTCAATGCTCAGGGGCGATTGGTCACGGTCGACCAGTTCGAAGAGATCATCGTGCGGACCGGAGACGACGGAAAAGTACTGCGTGTCGGCGATGTTGCACGCGTGGAGTTGGGAGCGAAAGCTTACACGTTCGATTCGACATTTAACGGACAGCCATCTGCTTCGATGGCGATTTATCAGCTACCGGGAGCGAATGCACTCGACACAGCGAAGGCAGTCGAAGTACGCATGGCTGATTTGGCAGCGGACAGAAACTGGCCTGAAGGCATGGAGTATTCCATCCCATTCGATACGACGTTGTTTGTGACCGCTTCCATTAACGAAGTTTATGAAACACTCTTTGTCGCAGCTGCGCTTGTGGTGATCGTGATCTATCTCTTTCTCCAGGACTGGAGAGCCACAATTGTTCCCGTGGTTGCAATTCCTGTGTCGTTAATCGGCACGTTCGCAATCATGGCGGGGATCGGGTTTTCGATCAACATGCTGTCGCTGTTCGGAATCGTGCTGGCGATCGGTATTGTCGTGGACGATGCCATCGTTGTTGTCGAAAATACCACTCGCCATGTTGATGCTGGAATGTCTTCGAAGCAAGCAGCCGTGAAGGCGATGGAAGAAATCACCGGTCCCGTTATTGCCACGACGCTGGTGCTCCTCGCGGTGTTTGTTCCGACCGCGTTCATGGGAGGGATTACCGGTCAATTGAATCGTCAGTTTGCCCTCACGATTTCAGCCGCCGTGATCATTAGTACGCTCAACGCATTGACCATGAGCCCTGCCCTATGTGGGTTGATTCTTCGACCAGCTAAGGAGAAGAAGAACGTCTTCTTCCGAGGATTCAACAACGTCTTCGATTGGGGAACGCGTGGCTACAAGTCCGTGATCGGTCGTCTGGTGAAACTTGTCACGCTTGTCATGTTGGTCTACGTCGGGCTTGTGAGTCTGACCGGGTACAGCTTTGACAAACTTCCCACGGGTTTCGTTCCGGTCGAAGATCAGGGATACATGTTTGTCAATGTTCAGTTGCCGGATGGAGCCACTCTTGATCGAACTCGAAATGTGCTTGCAGAATTGGAAACGCTTTACGAAGGGACACCCGGTATCGCGAACTACATCAACGTTTCTGGGTATTCTCTGCTGAGCGGAAACGCAGGCTCCAATCAGGGGCTCTCCGTGCTCGTATTCGATCCATGGGACGACCGAAAGACACGTGAAACAAGTCAGCAGAATATTCTGGCCACGTTGCAGCAGAAGTTTTACGGCGTGACCGATGCCATTGTCTTTGGATTCATTCCTCCGCCGATCGATGGACTTGGAAACGCTGGCGGGTTTCAGATGGAAATTCAAGACCGAGGCAACGCTGGCTACCCTGAACTGCAAAACGTCGCCGAATCCGTTGTGCAAGCTGGAACTGACCAGTCCGGCCTGACAGCCTTGAATACGACCTTCCGAGCGAACGTTCCGCAGTTGTTTGTGGAGATCGACCGGACGAAAGCCAAAACGATGAATGTCCCGTTGAGTTCAATCTTCGGGACTCTTCAGGCATATCTCGGTTCGGCTTATGTGAATGATTTCACGTATCTAAACCGTTCGTATCAGGTGCGAGTTCAGGCTGAAGCAGAATATCGGGCGTTTCCGTCAGACATATCGGCATTGAATGTTCGTGATCTCACCGGACAGATGATCCCCCTCGATTCACTCGTCTATGTCGAAGACGATTTCGGGCCAACAACAGTTCGACGGTACAACCTGTATCCCAGTGCTTCGGTGAACGGATCGGCAGCTGCTGGGTTCAGTTCCGGTCAGGGGTTGGAGTTGATGGAGCAACTCGCCGCACGAGAACTCCCTGACTCGTTCGGTTACGAATGGACGGGGCTGTCGTATCAGGAGAAAATTGCCTCAGGTGGTCAAATGGCCATTTTCGCGTTGGCTGTCGTCTTCGTCTTTCTGGTGCTCGCTGCTCAGTACGAAAGCTGGACGAGTCCGGCGGCTGTGATCGCAGTCGTTCCATTGGCAGCCCTCGGAGTTGTGCTGGCCCTCACTTTGCGTGGAGCCGACAATAACACTTACACGCAGATCGGAATTGTTCTTTTGGTTGCTCTGGCGAGTAAGAATGCGATTCTGATCGTCGAATTCGCGAGCGAACAGCGTCGACTCGGACTCTCAATTCAAGAGGCTGCCGTCAAAGCAGCCGAGTTGCGATTCCGAGCGATTCTAATGACGGCTTTCTCCTCGATTCTCGGCTTCCTTCCGCTTCTGGTCGCTTCGGGAGCAGGTGCCGCCAGTCGGCAAGCGGTTGGAAATGCCATCGTCGGTGGAATGTTGGCTGCGACGCTCTTTTCGTTTCTGTTCGTCCCGACATTCTTCGTCCTCTTCCGTGGACTCGCTGAGTGGAGAAACACAAATAGCGAATCTTCGACTGTCGCAGTTGAGACAAGTGGAAGTGACAGCGCACAGACTCCGACACCTCCGAATACAGAGAACAAGTAA
- a CDS encoding glutamine--tRNA ligase/YqeY domain fusion protein, with translation MPTAPQSEDSESAKLDFIREIVARDVQANTHQGRVHTRFPPEPNGYLHIGHAKSICLNFGIAKEFGGKCNLRFDDTNPTKEDVEYVESIQEDIRWLGFEWDELHFASDYFEQLYDWSCDLIRKELAYVDSQTLEEIRQQRGTATEPGQESPFRNRSVEENLDLFSRMRNGEFADGEHVLRARIDMSSKHLILRDPLMYRIRHAEHHRTGDQWCIYPMYDYAHGQSDSIEEITHSICTLEFDTHRPLYDWFIEKLEIFPSHQYEFARLNLTYTVMSKRKFIELVDGDYVDGWDDPRMPTLSGMRRRGYTPEAIRNFCSEIGVTKYNGLTDLVVLENALRADLNKRAERRMAVLDPLRVVITNYPEGESEELDAVNNPEDESAGTRKIPFGREIFIEREDFMEDPPKKFFRLGPGREVRLRWAYFLTCQEAIKDEDGNIVELRCTYDPETKGGNAPDGRKVKGTIHWVSAEHSVEAEVRLYDHLLKVENPADMPEGQDWKEALNEDSLSVLKGCRLEPSLADDNGNMPIQFERKGYFIQDARDSASGQLVFNRTVSLKDSWSKKGGR, from the coding sequence ATGCCAACCGCACCACAGTCTGAAGACTCGGAATCTGCCAAACTCGACTTCATCCGGGAAATTGTTGCCCGCGATGTTCAGGCCAATACACACCAGGGACGCGTTCACACACGATTTCCTCCAGAGCCAAATGGATACCTCCACATCGGCCATGCGAAATCGATCTGCCTGAACTTCGGCATCGCAAAAGAGTTCGGTGGCAAGTGCAATCTCCGATTCGACGATACAAATCCCACAAAAGAAGATGTGGAATACGTCGAGTCGATTCAAGAAGACATTCGCTGGCTGGGATTTGAGTGGGACGAGTTGCACTTCGCGTCCGATTACTTCGAACAACTTTATGACTGGTCGTGCGATCTCATTCGTAAAGAACTCGCTTACGTCGACAGCCAGACGCTTGAGGAAATCCGTCAACAACGCGGAACAGCTACCGAGCCGGGACAGGAAAGCCCGTTTCGCAATCGCTCCGTCGAAGAAAACCTCGATCTGTTTTCCAGAATGAGAAACGGAGAGTTTGCCGACGGCGAACATGTGCTGCGCGCTCGGATTGATATGTCGTCCAAGCACCTCATTCTCCGCGACCCGCTGATGTATCGAATCCGTCACGCGGAACATCATCGAACCGGCGATCAGTGGTGCATTTATCCAATGTACGACTATGCCCACGGGCAGAGCGATTCGATCGAAGAGATCACTCATTCGATTTGCACGCTGGAATTCGATACTCACCGACCGCTGTACGACTGGTTCATCGAGAAGCTCGAGATCTTTCCATCACATCAGTATGAATTCGCTCGCTTAAATCTCACATATACCGTGATGAGCAAGCGGAAGTTCATCGAACTTGTCGATGGAGACTATGTCGACGGCTGGGATGACCCGCGGATGCCGACACTGAGCGGCATGCGACGGCGGGGATACACTCCGGAAGCGATCCGGAATTTCTGCTCGGAAATCGGCGTCACCAAGTACAACGGCCTCACCGATCTGGTCGTTCTCGAAAATGCTCTCCGTGCCGATTTGAACAAGCGGGCAGAACGACGCATGGCAGTTCTTGATCCGCTGCGAGTCGTCATCACCAATTACCCAGAGGGGGAATCGGAAGAACTCGACGCGGTCAACAATCCGGAAGATGAGTCCGCGGGAACTCGCAAGATTCCGTTCGGTCGTGAGATCTTCATCGAGCGCGAAGACTTCATGGAAGACCCTCCGAAGAAGTTCTTCCGACTCGGACCCGGTAGAGAAGTCCGCCTTCGCTGGGCATACTTTCTGACTTGTCAGGAAGCCATCAAAGATGAAGACGGAAACATCGTCGAATTGCGATGTACATACGACCCTGAGACCAAAGGGGGCAACGCTCCGGACGGAAGAAAAGTGAAAGGCACCATCCACTGGGTGAGCGCTGAACACTCCGTGGAAGCTGAGGTTCGGCTCTACGATCACCTTCTAAAAGTCGAGAACCCCGCTGACATGCCGGAGGGACAAGACTGGAAAGAAGCGCTCAACGAAGATTCGTTGAGTGTTCTGAAGGGATGCCGCCTCGAACCGAGTCTCGCTGACGACAATGGAAATATGCCAATCCAGTTTGAGCGAAAAGGCTATTTCATTCAGGACGCCCGGGATTCAGCTTCCGGTCAACTGGTCTTCAATCGCACCGTTTCCCTGAAAGACAGCTGGTCAAAAAAGGGTGGTCGCTAA
- a CDS encoding PIG-L family deacetylase: MKTINILLYLILILIGKGVVAQEAEDKLRIICFGAHPDDAEYKSGGSAALWAQLGHHVKLVSVTNGDIGHWQMAGGPLAQRRAKESALVAERLGVESEVLDIHDGELLPTLENRKKIVRLIREWNADIVIAHRPWDYHPDHRYTGVLVQDAAFMVTVPFFCPEVPHLTKNPVFLYSSDRFQRPYPFRADIAVSIDDVFEKKVDALMALESQTFEGGALGNADFVQSVPPASEPEFRRAWLREKWDRRASGEANQFRDALITWYGEEAGQNVRHAEAFEICEYGRQPNHREILQLFPFLPQPE, translated from the coding sequence ATGAAGACGATCAATATTCTTCTCTACCTGATTCTGATCCTCATCGGGAAAGGCGTCGTCGCTCAGGAGGCTGAGGACAAGCTGCGAATTATTTGCTTCGGAGCTCATCCGGATGATGCGGAATATAAGAGCGGCGGTTCCGCAGCTTTGTGGGCGCAACTCGGACATCACGTAAAGCTGGTGTCGGTCACGAATGGAGATATCGGACACTGGCAGATGGCAGGCGGCCCGCTTGCTCAGCGTCGAGCGAAAGAGTCTGCACTCGTTGCGGAACGTTTGGGCGTGGAGTCCGAAGTGCTGGACATTCACGACGGAGAGCTCTTGCCAACGCTTGAAAACAGAAAGAAGATCGTCCGGCTGATTCGAGAATGGAACGCAGATATTGTCATCGCCCACCGTCCGTGGGACTATCATCCCGATCATCGTTATACTGGCGTTCTTGTTCAGGATGCAGCATTCATGGTGACGGTTCCCTTCTTCTGCCCGGAAGTCCCGCATCTGACAAAGAATCCAGTCTTCCTGTATTCGAGTGATCGGTTTCAACGCCCCTACCCTTTTCGAGCTGACATTGCTGTCTCGATTGACGACGTCTTCGAAAAGAAAGTCGATGCATTGATGGCCCTCGAATCACAAACATTCGAAGGGGGAGCACTCGGGAACGCCGACTTCGTTCAAAGTGTGCCGCCAGCGTCCGAACCAGAGTTCCGACGCGCGTGGTTAAGAGAGAAATGGGACCGCCGCGCGAGCGGAGAAGCGAATCAGTTCCGCGATGCACTGATCACCTGGTACGGCGAAGAAGCGGGACAAAACGTGCGGCACGCCGAAGCTTTCGAAATCTGCGAGTACGGACGGCAACCTAACCACCGAGAGATCCTCCAACTGTTTCCGTTCCTTCCACAGCCCGAATAA